In Massilia violaceinigra, one DNA window encodes the following:
- the rplW gene encoding 50S ribosomal protein L23 → MSGVIKFSEERLMKVLQAPVISEKATMVAEKNEQIVFRVLPDATKPEIKAAVELLFKVEVLSVQTANREGKQKRSGRFNGRRNHTKRAFVCLKPGQEINFSEEAK, encoded by the coding sequence ATGAGCGGCGTAATCAAATTTTCCGAAGAGCGCCTGATGAAGGTGCTCCAGGCGCCAGTCATTTCCGAGAAGGCCACCATGGTCGCGGAAAAGAACGAGCAGATCGTGTTCCGCGTATTGCCGGATGCGACCAAGCCTGAAATCAAGGCAGCCGTTGAACTGTTGTTCAAGGTTGAAGTGCTGTCGGTGCAGACAGCCAATCGCGAAGGTAAGCAAAAGCGTTCGGGCCGTTTCAATGGCCGTCGCAACCATACCAAGCGTGCTTTCGTGTGCCTGAAGCCTGGCCAGGAAATCAACTTCTCCGAGGAGGCTAAATAA
- a CDS encoding TerD family protein, whose protein sequence is MAISLQKGGNVNLSKEAPGLTKVVIGLGWDPRATDGSAFDLDGSAFMLKADGKVRADADFIFYNNLKSSDGSVVHAGDNTSGAGEGDDEQVRIDLSAVPAEIDKVSFCVTIHEAETRKQNFGMVGKAYIRCLNADGDKELARYDLSEDGSTETAMIFGELYRAGAEWKFKAIGQGFKGGLGPLAKSFGVNA, encoded by the coding sequence ATGGCAATCAGTTTGCAAAAAGGCGGCAACGTCAACCTGAGCAAGGAAGCTCCGGGACTGACCAAGGTCGTCATCGGCCTCGGCTGGGATCCGCGTGCGACCGACGGCAGCGCGTTCGACCTCGACGGCAGTGCCTTCATGCTCAAGGCCGACGGCAAGGTTCGCGCCGACGCCGACTTCATTTTCTACAATAACCTCAAGTCGAGCGACGGTTCGGTGGTGCACGCCGGTGACAACACCTCGGGCGCCGGCGAAGGCGACGACGAACAGGTGCGCATCGACCTGAGCGCGGTGCCGGCCGAGATCGACAAGGTGTCGTTCTGCGTGACCATTCACGAAGCCGAAACGCGCAAGCAGAACTTCGGCATGGTCGGCAAGGCCTACATCCGCTGCCTGAACGCCGACGGCGACAAGGAACTGGCCCGTTACGACCTGTCGGAAGACGGCTCGACCGAAACGGCGATGATCTTCGGCGAGCTGTATCGCGCCGGCGCGGAATGGAAGTTCAAGGCCATCGGCCAGGGCTTCAAGGGCGGCCTGGGGCCACTGGCCAAGTCGTTCGGCGTCAACGCGTAA
- a CDS encoding cysteine protease StiP family protein, whose translation MNFSGSYRSEDVSFLLKPLAMQDFVDVPEKEFLIQSGQRHYSEMLSPESLPSERYLAVFREACAANTARMARDCLTLAGLIVQRGSGPVTLVSLARAGTPVGVVLNSLLPKVHGRASTHYSVSIIRDRGIDLVALEHILAQGHAPESIVFIDGWTGKGVISRELSAAIDEFNARRGTAIDGGLYVLSDLAGSAACAASCDDYLIPSSILNATVSGLISRSILNDSIGPGDFHGCVYYQQFEAHDQSQSFADGLVAAALEIAAAGGAQQAQAVDREQAGAVSRAYMLAALDQHGITDVNMIKPGIGEATRVLLRRSPRLLILRDAGAPDVAHLALLAQEKNIPVIVDRALPYHAVSLIRSALDG comes from the coding sequence ATGAATTTTTCCGGCAGTTACCGTTCGGAAGACGTCAGCTTCCTGCTCAAGCCGCTGGCGATGCAGGACTTCGTCGATGTCCCGGAAAAGGAATTCCTGATCCAGTCGGGCCAGCGCCACTACAGCGAAATGCTCTCGCCCGAATCGCTGCCGTCCGAGCGCTACCTGGCGGTGTTTCGCGAAGCATGCGCCGCCAACACGGCGCGCATGGCGCGCGACTGCCTGACCCTGGCCGGCCTGATCGTCCAGCGCGGCAGCGGCCCGGTGACCCTGGTCTCGCTGGCGCGCGCCGGCACCCCGGTCGGCGTGGTGCTCAACAGCCTGCTGCCCAAGGTCCATGGCCGCGCCAGCACCCATTACTCGGTCTCGATCATCCGCGACCGCGGCATCGACCTGGTCGCGCTCGAACACATCCTGGCGCAGGGCCACGCGCCCGAATCGATCGTCTTCATCGATGGCTGGACCGGCAAGGGCGTGATTTCGCGCGAGTTGTCCGCCGCCATCGATGAATTCAACGCCCGCCGCGGCACGGCGATTGACGGCGGCCTGTACGTGCTGTCCGACCTGGCCGGCAGCGCCGCCTGCGCCGCGTCCTGCGACGACTACCTGATTCCGTCGAGCATACTGAACGCCACCGTGTCCGGCCTGATCAGCCGCTCGATCCTGAACGATTCAATCGGCCCGGGGGACTTCCACGGCTGCGTGTACTATCAGCAGTTCGAAGCGCACGACCAGTCGCAAAGCTTCGCCGACGGCCTGGTGGCCGCCGCGCTGGAAATCGCAGCGGCTGGCGGCGCGCAGCAGGCCCAGGCGGTCGACCGCGAACAGGCCGGCGCCGTTTCGCGCGCCTACATGCTGGCCGCGCTGGACCAGCATGGCATTACCGACGTCAACATGATCAAGCCCGGCATCGGCGAAGCGACCCGCGTGTTGCTGCGCCGCAGCCCGCGTCTCTTGATCCTGCGCGACGCCGGCGCGCCCGACGTGGCCCACCTGGCCCTGCTGGCGCAGGAAAAGAATATCCCCGTGATCGTCGACCGCGCGTTGCCGTATCACGCCGTTTCATTGATCAGGAGTGCACTGGATGGTTAA
- the rplB gene encoding 50S ribosomal protein L2, producing the protein MALVKMKPTSPGRRGMVKVVNPDLYKGRPFAALVEKKSKTAGRNNNGHITTRHIGGGHKQHYRLIDFKRQKDGIPAKVERIEYDPNRTANIALLCYADGERQYIIATKGMSVGDSVMNGSEAPIKSGNCLPIRNIPVGTVMHCVEMLPGKGAQMARTAGAGVVLMAREGTYAQVRLRSGEVRRVHIECRATVGEVGNAEHSLRKIGKAGAMRWRGVRPTVRGVVMNPVDHPHGGGEGKTAAGRHPVSPWGQQTKGKKTRRNKRTTSMIVSRRGKK; encoded by the coding sequence ATGGCACTCGTAAAGATGAAACCAACCTCGCCAGGCCGTCGCGGCATGGTGAAGGTTGTGAACCCGGACCTGTACAAAGGTCGTCCGTTCGCAGCCCTGGTTGAAAAGAAATCGAAAACTGCCGGCCGTAACAACAACGGTCACATCACCACCCGCCACATCGGCGGTGGTCATAAGCAGCACTATCGCCTGATCGACTTCAAGCGTCAGAAGGATGGTATTCCGGCAAAGGTCGAGCGTATCGAATACGATCCAAACCGTACCGCGAACATCGCCCTGCTGTGCTATGCAGACGGTGAGCGCCAGTACATCATCGCAACCAAGGGCATGTCCGTTGGCGATTCGGTGATGAATGGTTCGGAAGCGCCTATCAAGTCGGGCAACTGCCTGCCTATCCGTAACATCCCAGTCGGCACCGTGATGCATTGCGTCGAGATGCTGCCAGGTAAAGGTGCCCAGATGGCACGTACCGCCGGCGCTGGTGTTGTTCTGATGGCGCGCGAAGGTACCTACGCTCAAGTACGTCTGCGCTCGGGTGAAGTGCGCCGCGTGCACATCGAATGCCGTGCAACGGTTGGCGAAGTCGGTAATGCCGAGCACAGCCTGCGCAAGATCGGTAAAGCTGGCGCGATGCGCTGGCGCGGTGTTCGTCCTACCGTTCGCGGTGTGGTCATGAACCCGGTCGATCACCCGCACGGTGGTGGTGAAGGTAAAACCGCAGCTGGTCGTCATCCAGTGTCGCCTTGGGGCCAACAGACGAAGGGTAAGAAGACGCGCCGTAACAAGCGTACGACTTCGATGATCGTCTCGCGCCGCGGCAAGAAATAA
- the rplD gene encoding 50S ribosomal protein L4, whose amino-acid sequence MELKLLNEQGQAGSNVAAADTVFGRDYNEALIHQIVVAYAANARSGNRKQKDREEVHHTTKKPWRQKGTGRARAGMSSSPLWRGGGRIFPNSPDENFTHKVNKKMYRAGICSILSQLAREERLVVVEGMNLDAPKTKLLSQKLQGMGLESVMIITDKLEENLLLASRNLPNVLVVEPKHADPMSLVFYKKIVVTKAALAMIEEMFA is encoded by the coding sequence ATGGAACTCAAGCTTCTGAATGAGCAAGGTCAAGCAGGTTCGAACGTCGCCGCAGCCGATACCGTTTTCGGTCGTGACTACAACGAAGCCCTGATCCACCAGATCGTCGTCGCTTACGCTGCCAACGCACGTAGCGGTAACCGCAAGCAGAAAGATCGTGAAGAAGTTCACCACACGACCAAGAAGCCATGGCGCCAAAAAGGTACCGGCCGCGCGCGTGCTGGTATGTCGTCCTCGCCACTGTGGCGCGGCGGCGGTCGGATTTTCCCGAACTCGCCTGATGAAAACTTCACCCACAAAGTGAACAAGAAGATGTACCGCGCAGGTATCTGCTCGATCTTGTCGCAACTGGCACGCGAAGAGCGTCTGGTCGTGGTTGAAGGCATGAACCTGGATGCTCCTAAGACCAAGCTGCTGTCGCAAAAGCTGCAGGGCATGGGTCTGGAATCGGTCATGATCATCACCGACAAGCTCGAAGAAAACCTGCTGCTGGCATCGCGCAACCTGCCTAACGTGCTGGTCGTCGAGCCGAAGCACGCTGATCCGATGTCGCTGGTGTTCTACAAAAAAATCGTGGTCACCAAAGCAGCACTGGCCATGATCGAGGAGATGTTCGCATGA
- a CDS encoding HpcH/HpaI aldolase/citrate lyase family protein: protein MVKSMGASLYVPANHKYLMEVANGERMGHVRSLIFCTEDAVADADLSWALFNLSVVLANMRTEGVAERFVRVRNPEVMARVLAMPGADKLAGFVVPKATRYNFDAYFKQIRNTDHMLMPTLETAEVFNDWEMRQFRKMLEGPGVRQRILALRIGGNDLLALLGLRRPRTMTLYRTPLGPVIARLVTTFRPYGFVLTAPVFEHLDLPELLDQEVAEDLAHGMVGKTAIHPSQIAPIEQHYRVKPNDLAAARAILDVDAPAVFKMHNSMCEVATHRAWAERTIEQSNVFGAHHDHPPMSSAIPREL, encoded by the coding sequence ATGGTTAAGTCGATGGGAGCGTCGCTGTACGTGCCGGCGAATCACAAATACTTGATGGAAGTGGCCAATGGCGAGCGCATGGGGCACGTGCGTTCGCTGATTTTCTGCACCGAGGACGCGGTCGCCGACGCCGACCTGAGCTGGGCGCTGTTCAACCTGTCCGTGGTGCTGGCCAATATGAGGACCGAGGGCGTGGCCGAGCGCTTCGTGCGCGTGCGCAATCCGGAAGTGATGGCGCGCGTGCTGGCCATGCCGGGCGCCGACAAGCTGGCCGGCTTCGTGGTCCCGAAAGCCACGCGCTACAACTTCGACGCCTACTTCAAGCAGATCCGCAATACCGATCACATGCTCATGCCCACGCTGGAAACGGCGGAAGTGTTCAACGACTGGGAAATGCGGCAATTTCGCAAGATGCTCGAAGGGCCCGGCGTGCGCCAGCGCATCCTGGCGCTGCGCATCGGCGGCAACGACCTGCTGGCCCTGCTGGGCCTGCGCCGTCCGCGCACCATGACCCTGTACCGCACTCCCCTGGGGCCGGTGATCGCGCGCCTGGTCACCACCTTCCGTCCGTACGGCTTCGTGCTGACCGCGCCCGTGTTCGAGCACCTCGACCTGCCAGAACTGCTCGACCAGGAAGTGGCCGAGGACCTGGCTCACGGCATGGTCGGCAAGACCGCCATCCACCCGAGCCAGATCGCGCCGATCGAGCAGCATTACCGGGTCAAGCCGAACGACCTGGCGGCGGCCAGGGCCATTCTCGACGTCGACGCGCCGGCCGTGTTCAAGATGCATAATTCGATGTGCGAAGTGGCCACCCACCGCGCCTGGGCCGAACGCACCATCGAACAGTCGAACGTGTTTGGCGCTCATCACGACCACCCTCCGATGAGCTCGGCAATTCCACGGGAACTTTGA
- the rplC gene encoding 50S ribosomal protein L3: MSLGLLGRKVGMMRIFTDEGDSIPVTVLDVSNNRVAQIKTPETDGYSAVQVAFGQRRASRVNKAVAGHHAKAGVEAGTMLREFRVDAGKAAELKAGDVVAASLFEVGQKIDVQGVTIGKGYAGVIKRYHFASGRATHGNSRSHNVPGSIGMAQDPGRVFPGKRMTGHLGDVNRTVQNLEIARIDADRQLLLVKGAVPGAKNGQVIVSPAIKSKVQKGA, translated from the coding sequence ATGAGCCTAGGCCTTCTCGGTCGCAAGGTTGGAATGATGCGCATCTTTACGGATGAAGGGGACTCGATCCCTGTCACCGTTCTGGACGTGTCGAACAACCGTGTCGCACAAATCAAAACCCCTGAAACAGATGGTTACTCCGCTGTTCAGGTCGCATTCGGTCAACGTCGCGCTTCCCGCGTGAACAAAGCTGTTGCGGGTCACCACGCCAAAGCTGGCGTCGAAGCAGGTACCATGTTGCGCGAATTCCGCGTCGACGCTGGTAAAGCTGCCGAACTGAAAGCTGGCGACGTTGTTGCCGCTTCCCTGTTCGAAGTCGGTCAGAAGATCGACGTCCAAGGCGTCACGATCGGTAAGGGTTACGCCGGCGTCATCAAGCGTTACCACTTCGCTTCCGGTCGCGCAACGCACGGTAACTCGCGTTCGCACAATGTTCCAGGTTCCATCGGTATGGCGCAGGATCCAGGTCGTGTTTTCCCTGGTAAGCGCATGACCGGTCACCTCGGTGACGTGAATCGTACCGTACAGAATCTCGAAATCGCCCGTATCGATGCCGACCGTCAGCTGTTGCTGGTCAAAGGTGCCGTACCAGGTGCGAAAAATGGTCAGGTGATCGTTTCGCCAGCCATTAAATCCAAAGTTCAGAAGGGAGCTTAA
- a CDS encoding VWA domain-containing protein — MENLSRGQRLPLANIAPNGRIDIGLNAAGLRLDFACFGLGADGKLLDESYMTFFNQPRTPCGGAELIDIPGDLLGFRIDTSLLPANVDQLAITASVDGDGTMSQLTSGYLRLLADAEEKARFAFSGADFAQERAIMLGNLYRKDGQWRFMAVGQGFNGGLDALVTHFGGAVAAPAPVPAPAPRPAAEPGRISLEKRIESSAPHLVSLVKQATVSLEKVGLADHRAKVALVLDISGSMGTLYRKGLVQQFADRILALGCKFDDDGEIDVFLFGSGVHQPAPMNLGNARSYVRDVVQAHPLEGDTRYGRAMEAVRRFYFPDAQGGERKSAVSAPLPVFVMFVTDGTTSDKPLTEKQLRWASHEPIFWQFMGIGKGRKSKKAKKGFFQSSETDFPFLEQLDELPGRLIDNADFFSVSSPDEHSDSELYDLLMAEYPGWIKLAKQHRLLA; from the coding sequence ATGGAAAACTTATCACGCGGGCAGCGTCTGCCGCTGGCCAACATCGCCCCCAACGGCCGCATCGACATCGGCCTGAACGCCGCCGGCCTGCGGCTCGACTTCGCCTGCTTCGGCCTGGGCGCCGACGGCAAGCTGCTCGATGAGTCGTACATGACGTTCTTCAACCAGCCGCGCACGCCCTGCGGCGGCGCCGAACTGATCGACATCCCCGGCGACCTGCTCGGCTTTCGCATCGATACCAGCCTGCTGCCGGCCAACGTCGACCAGCTGGCGATCACCGCCAGCGTCGACGGCGACGGCACCATGTCGCAACTGACCAGCGGCTACCTGCGCCTGCTCGCCGACGCCGAGGAAAAAGCGCGCTTCGCCTTTTCCGGCGCCGATTTCGCCCAGGAACGCGCCATCATGCTGGGCAATCTGTACCGCAAGGATGGCCAGTGGCGCTTCATGGCGGTCGGCCAGGGCTTCAACGGCGGCCTCGACGCGCTGGTAACCCACTTCGGCGGCGCCGTGGCCGCCCCCGCTCCGGTGCCCGCACCGGCGCCGCGCCCGGCTGCGGAACCGGGCCGCATCTCGCTCGAAAAACGCATCGAAAGCAGCGCGCCCCACCTGGTCAGCCTGGTCAAGCAAGCCACTGTCTCGCTCGAAAAAGTGGGCCTGGCCGACCACCGCGCCAAGGTCGCGCTGGTGCTCGACATTTCCGGCTCCATGGGCACGCTCTACCGCAAGGGGCTGGTACAGCAGTTTGCCGACCGCATCCTGGCCCTTGGATGCAAGTTCGACGACGATGGCGAAATCGACGTGTTCCTGTTCGGCTCGGGCGTGCACCAGCCCGCCCCCATGAACCTTGGCAACGCGCGCAGCTATGTGCGCGACGTGGTCCAGGCCCATCCGCTCGAAGGCGACACCCGCTACGGCCGCGCCATGGAAGCGGTACGGCGCTTTTATTTTCCCGATGCGCAGGGCGGCGAGCGCAAGAGCGCGGTGTCGGCGCCCTTGCCGGTATTCGTCATGTTCGTGACCGACGGCACCACCTCGGACAAGCCGCTGACTGAAAAGCAGTTGCGCTGGGCCAGCCATGAACCGATCTTCTGGCAATTCATGGGCATCGGCAAGGGCAGGAAATCGAAGAAGGCGAAGAAGGGATTTTTCCAGTCGTCCGAGACCGACTTCCCCTTCCTCGAACAGCTCGATGAACTCCCGGGGCGCCTGATCGACAATGCCGACTTCTTTTCGGTCAGCTCGCCCGACGAACATTCCGATTCCGAGCTGTACGACCTGCTCATGGCAGAATACCCGGGCTGGATAAAACTGGCCAAACAACACCGCCTGCTCGCCTAG
- a CDS encoding ATP-grasp domain-containing protein has translation MRVWFNRTFSSVYAAIGLIREADLEGRFHLIYSNANPHAVAGRVAHEFFVEPTGLDNDAYIDWCLAFCREHRIDIFIPGRLSSELASAHARFEAQGTRVLSAASQEQLELIHDKARFYATTNLPGAPVAEFRVFDNVAQFDAAYAELRARYPKLCVKPSRSVYGLGFAILDEERSSAALLLAGAEYHIGRDDMRRGLAELGEFRTMLLMAYLDGVEYSVDCVGDHGRLVCAVARKKPMKPGRGQLIDMRDDIMEATAELARIHGLNGVFNVQFREGDGKLHLLEINPRMSGGIGMACVAGPNLPYIALCGFADGFDKVAVPPVRDGIRVAELTAPAELTSVDLV, from the coding sequence ATGCGTGTCTGGTTCAACAGGACGTTCTCGTCCGTGTACGCGGCAATCGGCCTCATCCGCGAAGCCGATCTGGAAGGCCGTTTCCATCTCATTTACAGCAATGCCAATCCGCACGCCGTCGCCGGACGCGTCGCCCACGAATTCTTCGTCGAGCCGACCGGCCTGGACAACGACGCCTACATCGACTGGTGCCTGGCGTTTTGCCGCGAGCACCGCATCGACATATTCATCCCCGGCCGCCTGTCGAGCGAGCTGGCCAGCGCACACGCGCGCTTTGAAGCCCAGGGCACGCGCGTGCTCAGCGCCGCCTCGCAGGAACAGCTCGAACTGATCCACGACAAGGCGCGTTTCTACGCCACCACCAACCTGCCCGGCGCGCCGGTGGCCGAGTTCCGCGTGTTCGACAACGTCGCCCAGTTCGACGCCGCCTACGCCGAGCTGCGCGCGCGCTACCCCAAGCTGTGCGTCAAGCCCTCGCGCTCGGTGTACGGCCTGGGCTTTGCCATCCTCGACGAGGAACGCAGCAGCGCCGCCCTGCTGCTGGCCGGCGCCGAATACCACATCGGCCGCGACGACATGCGCCGCGGCCTGGCCGAGCTGGGCGAATTTCGCACCATGCTGCTGATGGCCTACCTCGATGGCGTCGAATACAGCGTCGACTGCGTGGGCGACCATGGCCGCCTGGTGTGCGCGGTGGCGCGCAAGAAGCCGATGAAGCCCGGCCGCGGCCAACTGATCGACATGCGCGACGACATCATGGAAGCGACCGCCGAACTGGCCCGCATCCATGGCCTGAACGGCGTGTTCAACGTCCAGTTCCGCGAAGGCGACGGCAAGCTGCACCTGCTCGAAATCAACCCGCGCATGTCGGGCGGCATCGGCATGGCCTGCGTGGCCGGCCCCAACCTGCCCTATATCGCCCTGTGCGGCTTTGCCGACGGTTTCGACAAGGTCGCCGTGCCGCCGGTGCGCGACGGCATTCGCGTGGCCGAACTGACTGCCCCGGCCGAACTCACTTCGGTGGACCTGGTGTGA
- a CDS encoding phosphoribosyltransferase domain-containing protein translates to MPQAPERHRLSLPTGELELDIHDSQFALDDVMGFAARANAKRGFLFLSKVLGKHWPVTPGMMRKVHASLADTVPELPGPVVFIAMAETAIGLGQGVFEAWLAAHPGREGLFLHTSRYRVGAAPIIEFEEAHSHAPRQFLHMPPNAHTRELLLSAKALVLVDDEASTGNTFLNLTDACRKLNPGIAHVHLATITNFMGAMATAALSERFGLPVTMGAPVSGEYRFTPGQLASASAPAQLFDASADRGASGEFGRYGLHRALTLPDGLAERLAGDVKPGERVLVLGTGEFMHPSYLLGAALERLGVNVVVQSTTRSPILTWGAVTAALTFPDNYGEGVANFLYNVTPGQYEHVFICHETAPKQALLDLADTLKARLFHFKTETHVEEVS, encoded by the coding sequence ATGCCGCAAGCACCCGAGCGCCATCGCCTGAGCCTGCCCACAGGCGAACTCGAACTCGACATCCACGACAGTCAGTTTGCGCTGGACGACGTGATGGGCTTTGCCGCGCGCGCCAACGCCAAGCGCGGCTTCCTGTTCCTGAGCAAGGTGCTGGGCAAGCACTGGCCGGTCACACCTGGCATGATGCGCAAAGTCCACGCCAGTCTGGCCGACACCGTGCCCGAACTGCCCGGCCCGGTGGTCTTCATCGCCATGGCCGAAACCGCCATCGGCCTGGGCCAGGGGGTATTCGAAGCCTGGCTGGCCGCCCATCCCGGGCGCGAAGGCTTGTTCCTGCACACCTCGCGCTACCGGGTCGGCGCCGCCCCCATCATCGAATTCGAGGAAGCGCACAGCCACGCCCCGCGCCAGTTTCTGCACATGCCGCCGAACGCGCACACGCGCGAGCTGCTCCTCAGTGCCAAGGCCCTGGTGCTGGTCGACGATGAAGCGAGCACCGGCAACACCTTCCTCAACCTGACCGACGCCTGCCGCAAGCTCAATCCCGGCATCGCCCACGTGCACCTGGCGACGATCACCAACTTCATGGGCGCCATGGCCACCGCCGCCCTATCCGAGCGCTTCGGCCTGCCGGTGACGATGGGTGCGCCGGTCAGCGGCGAATACCGCTTCACGCCCGGCCAGCTGGCCAGCGCCAGCGCCCCGGCCCAGCTGTTCGATGCCTCGGCCGACCGTGGCGCCAGCGGCGAGTTCGGCCGCTACGGCCTGCACCGCGCCCTCACCTTGCCGGATGGCTTGGCCGAGCGCCTGGCGGGCGATGTCAAGCCGGGCGAGCGCGTGCTGGTGCTCGGCACGGGCGAATTCATGCACCCGTCCTACCTGCTCGGCGCGGCGCTGGAACGGCTGGGCGTGAACGTCGTTGTGCAATCGACCACACGCTCGCCGATCCTGACCTGGGGCGCCGTGACAGCCGCGCTCACGTTCCCGGACAATTATGGGGAGGGTGTCGCCAATTTCCTGTATAACGTCACCCCCGGCCAATACGAGCACGTATTCATTTGCCACGAAACTGCGCCAAAACAGGCGCTGCTGGACCTTGCAGACACGCTCAAAGCGCGTCTTTTCCATTTTAAGACCGAGACCCATGTTGAAGAAGTTTCATAA
- a CDS encoding HAD family hydrolase produces MLKKFHKFLFADLDDTLFQSLEKCEGRGLPIEAAAFLKDGSPISYTTPGQRAFLAFAQDGMTMIPTTARNLNAFQRVGIDFHSYAVLDYGGIILLPDGSVDQEWLEHMRGAMQAALPGLLALAGLIDAWAERTGFGNRARLIEDFDTPFYLVVKDPQKIAANLEPIEREVVQPWIDDGARDYFIHRNGNNLAILPKALNKSHAVAHVSARLRAEHGDILTFGMGDSKSDARFMAACDYAIVPSRTQLAGLTLETL; encoded by the coding sequence ATGTTGAAGAAGTTTCATAAATTCCTGTTCGCCGACCTGGACGACACCCTGTTCCAGTCGCTGGAAAAGTGCGAGGGCCGCGGCCTGCCGATCGAAGCGGCCGCCTTCCTCAAGGATGGCAGCCCGATCTCGTACACCACGCCCGGCCAGCGCGCCTTTCTCGCCTTTGCCCAGGATGGCATGACGATGATCCCCACCACGGCGCGCAACCTGAACGCGTTCCAGCGCGTGGGAATCGACTTCCACAGCTATGCCGTGCTCGACTACGGCGGGATCATCCTGCTGCCCGACGGCAGCGTCGACCAGGAGTGGCTCGAGCACATGCGCGGCGCCATGCAAGCCGCCCTGCCCGGCCTCTTGGCCCTGGCCGGGCTGATCGACGCCTGGGCCGAGCGCACCGGTTTCGGCAACCGCGCGCGCCTGATCGAGGATTTTGATACGCCGTTCTATCTGGTGGTCAAGGACCCGCAAAAAATCGCGGCCAACCTGGAGCCGATCGAGCGCGAAGTGGTCCAACCATGGATTGACGATGGTGCGCGCGACTACTTCATCCACCGCAACGGCAACAACCTGGCGATCTTGCCGAAAGCGCTGAACAAATCGCACGCGGTGGCGCACGTGAGCGCGCGCCTGCGCGCCGAACATGGCGATATCCTGACCTTCGGCATGGGCGACAGCAAATCGGACGCGCGCTTCATGGCCGCCTGCGACTACGCCATCGTGCCGAGCCGCACCCAGCTCGCCGGCCTCACCCTGGAGACCCTATGA
- a CDS encoding TerD family protein — MTNFSRGQKGKLADLGLTAPFNVVLDIDSAGMVVDISCFGLDSADKLADERYMVFYNQLASPANEISMTLGGRGASFVVNLDALPASVAKLVFVAAIDGGGTMRKVGPSSLKLGDSVQFPWSGADFQDEKAVIVGEIYRKDGIWRFGAVGQGFNGGLSALLKHFGGTEAAPAAAPTPPAPASVPVLPAQQQQQPVSLSKVTLDKRGDKVSLDKRGGSKGFGRIHVNLNWNRGASGGAGKGIDLDLGCMYELADGRPGLVQALGNAWGDFDRPPYMRLAADDRTGRSAEGENLAINGDHFHDMKRALIFAFIYEGAPNWAATDGVATINMPDQAPIEVRLDQGGNQMMCAIAMIENRGGSMQVTKLAEYFSQIGRESGHELMDRRFGFGLRWTTGSKN, encoded by the coding sequence GTGACAAATTTTTCGCGCGGACAAAAAGGCAAGCTGGCCGACCTCGGCCTGACAGCACCCTTCAATGTGGTGCTCGATATCGACAGCGCCGGCATGGTGGTCGACATCTCCTGCTTCGGCCTGGACAGCGCCGACAAGCTCGCGGACGAGCGCTACATGGTGTTCTACAACCAGCTGGCCAGCCCCGCCAATGAAATCAGCATGACCCTGGGCGGGCGTGGCGCCAGCTTCGTCGTGAACCTCGACGCGCTGCCGGCCTCGGTCGCCAAGCTGGTGTTCGTGGCCGCCATCGACGGCGGCGGCACCATGCGCAAGGTGGGCCCCAGCAGCCTGAAGCTGGGCGACAGCGTGCAATTCCCATGGTCGGGCGCCGATTTCCAGGATGAAAAAGCTGTCATCGTCGGCGAAATTTACCGGAAAGACGGCATCTGGCGCTTCGGCGCGGTCGGCCAGGGCTTCAACGGCGGCCTGTCGGCCCTGCTCAAGCATTTCGGCGGCACCGAGGCGGCGCCGGCGGCCGCGCCCACGCCACCGGCACCGGCGAGCGTGCCGGTCCTGCCCGCGCAGCAACAGCAACAGCCAGTGTCGCTGTCGAAAGTCACGCTCGACAAGCGTGGCGACAAGGTCTCGCTCGACAAGCGCGGCGGCAGCAAGGGCTTCGGGCGCATCCACGTCAACCTGAACTGGAACCGCGGCGCCAGCGGCGGCGCCGGCAAGGGCATCGACCTCGACCTGGGCTGCATGTACGAACTGGCCGATGGCCGCCCGGGCCTGGTACAGGCGCTGGGCAACGCCTGGGGCGACTTCGACCGTCCGCCCTACATGCGCCTGGCGGCCGACGACCGCACCGGGCGTTCGGCCGAAGGCGAAAACCTGGCCATCAACGGCGACCACTTCCACGACATGAAGCGGGCGCTGATCTTCGCCTTCATCTACGAAGGCGCACCCAACTGGGCCGCCACCGATGGCGTGGCGACCATCAACATGCCCGACCAGGCACCGATCGAAGTGCGGCTCGACCAGGGCGGCAACCAGATGATGTGCGCCATTGCCATGATCGAAAACCGCGGCGGCAGCATGCAGGTGACCAAGCTGGCCGAATACTTCTCGCAGATAGGCCGCGAAAGCGGGCACGAGCTGATGGACCGGCGCTTCGGCTTCGGCCTGCGCTGGACCACGGGCTCGAAGAACTGA